The genomic interval TTTTCTGAGCATTCTTTCTGAATTGCGACTTGGGTATACAAGGCTAGATTTGGCCTAGGTACATGCATAAGCAGAATTTTAGGTGCGGTGGCTGCTTCACTGGAGAAACTATAGTTGCTTTTACGGCTTTTTCAGCCAGCTGATATGCTGTCTGAGGCAAAGCTTTAGGAGTCCCTCTTCAGCTTAGAAATATTCAGCTTCCACCTGGGCCCCACTGGAGGTGCCTGTTTCAGAAGCCCCTTCCTGAGTAATCCTTTCCTCAGAGGAACGGATGGCTGCAGTTCAGCGTAGTAATCATCAGGTGCTTAATTTTCATTCATGAATACTCTTCTTCCACATCAGTGGAACTATTAGCATGTTTTAATGTAGGCATATATTTAAGTGCCTTTTATGCAAGGCAGAATTGCATCCTAATACACTGGATGGATAACAAACCCCGTCCAAAGCTGTTGTGCTATCACAACACTGGAGTAGAAGGATAGCAATTTTGGCTCTTCCacttacaccaaaaaaaaaattcgcAGACTATTGCTGGGCTTTTATAACTAAGAAATAGTAGTGACCTCAGTTTGCCCAGTCTATCAATCCACATCCAGGAGTAGCCAAGTAACTATGTtggcataatctttttttttttttgacttgctaAAGTACATACCTAAAGCTTCTTATGCTGTGCACTGTCAGAAAAACTACTGTACATATGAAAGAGATGAGAGAAGAGAAGGGCCAGGTTTGGTTTAGAGGTGGGATATGATGCCCCTTCTAAGGAATCTTGTTTAAGTATCCTAATGGATATTGTTTGGGAAAACACACAAATACAGTTTATGAGCAGcattaatgaaaaataacttttctttataGTAAAAACTGAGTATTGCTTCAGCCGTAGTGTTTATTATGAAGAAAAATGTGGTGGAGAACAAAGTGGTTAGAATTTGCAGTGACTCAGTTCATAAGGAGATTTGTGTAGGCATTTGCTGATGAGCATCTGTTGTTCCAACAGCCTAGGAATATGACATAAATATAAATGCTCATGCCAGTGTTTAACCGACGTTCCCTCTAGCATGCAATCCTgtcttttagttttattttgattcttGTTGAGCCCTTCTGTGATTTGAAATCactggaggagaagggagagtaACATAAACAGCAGACATCTTAAAGTCTTGCAACAGTGAGAGAAAAAGCCCTGTGGTGAAGGAGAGGGTACAGCTTGGATATTTTCTGTCATTAGTTTTTGGTGGCTCTAGCACGGACGATATTTGCATTTCTGCGTGTGCATATAAATATAGCTGTGCACAAAGGTGGTAAAGATGTGGTAGTGCAGAAAGATGGCTATTGCATATGTAAAAGAATCCTTTTTGTATCCTGTAAACCACTGTGACTTACAGGCACTGTAAGTACACTTGTTCAGACAAAGCAACCTATTTTCAGGCAAGTTAAAATATTACCCAGCTGCTTTTAGTCTGTTGTTGGATAAAATACGCTGATTCTTTTTAATTGGAGTTAAAAATTACTTCACAATTGAACAAGTTAATAGTGTGCAAGGTATCACTTAAGACAGCTTTGCTTACTGGTGGTTAGTTACTGGTGGCTGCTGCAATGCAAATGCCTTATACCCCATAATATTGGAAGAGCACTTGGTTCTGCAACCCTTGTTCAAGTTGTTGTGCAAGTTCAGATTCAGGAAAGTACTTCATCTATGCTTTCTGGTATGGGGAACCCTGTCTTTAAGGACTTGAATTTCTGAAAAGAAGATCTTGCTGTGACAGGAACAGCTGTGAAATTCCTATAATATGTTGGCAGCATAGAGACCCTGAGAACACGTTACCTGCTTAGAGTTAACTCAGCATTGTTTCAGGCCAGGAgcaaaaagaaatgacaaaaagaaGAATACTACGAATGGAGAAGTGAAAATATTTGATATTCCCAGAATTGTCTTTCTTGGGAAGGGCAACTGAAAGAAATGCAGACACTGGAGAAAAGAATTCAAGGCCAAGAACTTCAAGCTCTGAAAGCTTAGCAAGCCTCCTTCCATTTTCCCACTTCTACTCCCTCCTTTTTGTGATGGAAACATCTCCCATAAGTTTCTGTAGATATGACCAAAGACTGAAAATCATTACCCTACATTCacacagaatcttttttttttttttgtggcattttaaatctaattttatttgcttgttaacctgctgattttttaaaatagattttgttgAATTCTGTTGACACTATTTTATTATTGTATTATTAAATAACGTTAAATGGATTTGGTTACTGTGCTCTAGAAGTTTGTGCTTAGGTTAACTTTAGTAAAGAGTTCAGGACAACTGACTGTCATTGACCTCAGCTCTTGGAAGCTTTAGCAGTGTTAGGATGAACACTGAGGAGGTCAGTAGGAGCTATGCTTTTTAGTACAGAAATTTGTAAATCAGAAAAGTGTTTTCCTGGGGTGTTACAGGCCATGTCCACTCTaggatttattttttagtatCTTGGTAACAGCAGTTTTTAAGTGTCAAATATGAGTTGTTACAAGGCACAGAAGGACTTTGTTGCATTTATTACACCTGCCAAGTATGTTAAAACTGAAGAATTGCTTTGTCTTCAGTGCTGTTTTAATATGGACTTTCTTAATCTTTAAAAGGATAtccttgcaaaaaacaaacacaataatAATTATACCTATATTTTATATAGTTTTTCTGTGCCTGTGTTACTTCTATACTTTGAAAATATACTATGCCTCTTTCACAGACGGGAAAATGGAGATATCCACGGTAGGTAAAATAACTTCACTTGGAGGTCATCTAGAGGAAAACAGATCTGCTCTCAAAACAGTACCTTACTGTAGGTCATATATGAAactaacaaaaatgtatttttaagttaaCATAACAGGAAGACCACTTTTGAGATGTCacttaacatttactttttttccacaggaacTTTTTACGCCGGAGTGCAAATTTAAGgaatctgtttttgaaaattactATGTAATCTACTCATCCATGCTCTACAGACAACAGGAATCTGGTAGGGCCTGGTTCTTGGGGCTGAACAAAGAAGGGCAGGTCATGAAAGGAAACagagtgaagaaaacaaaaccagcagcTCATTTTCTACCCAAGCCATTGGAAGGTGAGGTTCAGTCCATCACTGTCAGATAGGCTAAAATGTTAAGATCCTGTTACAATTATCACAAAATGAAGAGGGAACATTTTCTAAAATACCATGTCTGAATGCACTTGCCACACGCAGGAGCCATTCCAAATGACAGTTCCCAGGATTCATGGTGTGGTTTTCTGCTTCGGCATCGTGATGCTAGAAAGGGCATATGTAAAAACATTCTTTCAAGAGATTAAGAGGTcattttttacaagaaaataaatcttttgttgAAGTGCATtgtgctgttttttaaataatctctcgGTAGGGGCAAAAGCTGTTGTGACTGTTGCAGTGAGGAATACTCCTTTCATTAAGCAGAGTGAAATAATGGATATTGTAGGATAATTGGAGTTATAAATGGAATGGATGAAATGTCAGCATTCCAAAATGAGAGCTTCCTAATACGAAACACAAAAGTCTGTTTATGAAATAAATCATACTATATTACTTAGCCAGCTTGTGTAATGCATATATCTTCTGTAAGTTGGCCTTTAAGCCAAGACAGAAGCAAATAAAAGTCATACTAACCTTATATATTAAAATGATGTCACCCATTCTCTGGAAAATAGGTTCAGTTAAATCTTGGCAATATAACTTTTGATTTATCCTGTATATTCTGcaagccttttccttttcagcCTGTGCTTCTTTTTGCTTCTTGTCCTGACAGCATTTCATTCAGATGATTGCTACACATAGCCTCAGCCATTCTGAAAATTATCTCATTAGTTAACATCTTAAAGCACACACCTGAGTAATGCTTTAATTAGCAGTGCCACGTCTTTCTTTTAACCTTTTAACTTTGAAGATTTTTGATCTAAAGAATCAGTTTGTTAAATGTTTTAGAGTTTGACCATGAGGTCAGAATTTGAAGAGCCGTGTGTTTTAACTTCATATTTGAACTCAGGTTGATGcctttttgcttctttgctttgCAAAAGCCTTAAGATTTTCAGGAGCTCTTAACAATATCTGCAGTTTATATGTCAGTCCCTTTATAGTAAATGTTAACAATTTGTGTGGGAGGGAGCTggtgcatttttaaaagcagcatcaaTTCATATGGATTAGGAAGAAgtgactttttaaatgttttgatggTCAGACTCTATCAAAATAGCTCAGACAAGGCTTAGAAGTAAGTTGCTTTATGTTGCCCACAAGATTCATCAAATATTACATCTCTGCTATGTAATTCCTTGCCTTATAGTTTTGTCTCATGTTATTGGACTTAATATTTTGTGGGTCATGGTGTTATTTCATCGTGCCCTTTAATTAATCAGCAAAGAGAAGTGTCCTAAACCCAGTTATGGGGGTTCACTCTGAAGAAATAGATCATAACCAGCCTCACGTTCTCTAGAGAAGACATTTAATTTCAGACTTTCAGAAGCCATAAAAGGATTTAGATTATGTCGCTGGAACTGTTAGAACAAGTTAACTATTTGATTAGTTAATGATGCTTTGGGACCCTTCATATTTATTATAAAACTTCACACCATTGAAGATCAAGGTCAGTACTTTGATACTCCTGCCTCCTACTCTAATTAGCCAAGGGATGAAGGGATTGTGCTCTCCGTGGCAGCACGCAGCCAGCCCCGAAATCATGGTGTGATGATTAATTCTTCTGACGGCTTTGACATCTCTTTTAACATTGCTCTGATATAAATAAATGCTACTGAAGTTAGGTATAAGTGGAAATATTACCTGATTCAGTGACATGGAAAATGAAATTGAATTATCCAAGAGCATTAATCATTAAGGCAGCTTAACGCTGGAACTGTGTAATTGAACACATGTATTTTCCTCAAAGGATTTAAACGGGTTATATAGGGACTGAAGCCCAGGGGCAAACTTTTAATTCCTCTAAGAATTCAGTTAATAGGTTAATTTGCAGTTTTCTGCACTTCTACATTCAGTGGAGATCAGTGGCTTCTGAGTAAATTttttgaaagaaggaagaaaaaaacccaactgtctTGTGTGCTCTCTACAGGACTGTCCTGCACATTTATACAACATAGACTGGAAGAGGTCATGGCTAAGTTCCTCACACTTGAGAGTTAGATATACAAATGACATTGCAGAGTTAGGCCCAAGCCTGGTCTTGCAGTCTCAGACTACAAGAGAAGGCTTAAGTCTAAGCAATTTTATCATATAATTCCATTCATAAAAATCAATCTATGTTGTCTCATTGTATTTTACACTTAAAATCTTATAGTATAATtaatttgtgtatatatacatatatatttatatatacatatataaaaatttacACTTTGTGTCTCTGCCTCATACAAAGatagaagaataatttttaatttctgcagcttCTATAGTTCTGTTCAACAGGCAAACATAGTTTCCGACGGTGTTTTTAAGTCAGATGTGACTGAAGACAGAAGCTTAGAAGGTCAAGATATCACTCAAGCAAAATAggtctttttcaaaatataaataatttcccTCATATGCAAGAGGAACAGAgagtatattaaaatattagttCTTGTAGAAAATTAATCCTATTTTAgatactttttcttaaaaatgtatctcccttttcttttctcccgTTAGTTGCCATGTATCGGGAACCATCTTTGCATGATATTGGAGAAACAGTGCCAAAGGCTGGGGTCACTCCAAGTAAAAGCACAAGTGCATCTGCAATAATGAATGGCGGCAAACCAGTTAACAAGAGTAAGACCACATAGCCAGATCCTCACAGGTGTTGTGACTTACTGAGTCCAGAGTACAGTTGAGCGATTTATCCTTGCCAGACTTTCCCTCTGCAGTGTCCGTGGATCAGCTTGAGGCAAGCGAAATACTTGCTCTTTGCTGTTTCTGAACTAAGTTGTTGCAAGCGGATAAATCTCAACATGTAGCTCCTCCCACAACAAGAAGACACCTGGATAAACCAGCTAAACTCAGACCGTGGAATGCCCTACCAGATATTGGAATGcctttttaatatcttttctgtGACTGTGACACTTCATGTGAATGACATACTTCACAAGTACACTTGATACCTTGCCTGCTGACAATTACCCATAATCCCTTTTTGAGTCCAGTTTCAGCAAAATCCATGTGTTTAAGTTCTATTTTGTAGCACACAAATAATCAAGTAATTTCTAGTTAGATGCTGTAAACCTGTGCTATTATGGAtttctcttctccccttttttataAGGCTGCTCGCTCCACTGTCTGTGATCTTTTGCAGGGATTGTGTTTCTCTATAACTTAAGTGTTGCCGGTGGCTTAGTTTTGAAAGCAATCAGGGAATCAGGAAGCCTTCGAAAATCTATTACTGCAAATTATATCTATAAAGAATAAGATGTTGTCTCTGGCTTATAATATTGATTAAATGTGAATACTCTTAGTAACAGATACTGTGCTCCTGAGGTTGGCATTAAAGTGGAGGGAAGACTGTCAAACACCCCGATGATAGAAAGATTTCCGAAAAGTGTGTTTGACATTCCCCTGtagtttctttttgtgtgtgtgttttatacaTATCACAGGCTTACTGGTAATGGTAACATTTGCCTTGCCCAGCGAGCAAGACCCACTCATTTTTGGGAAAGTGGGTCAAAAGAACTCTGTAGGCCTTGTAGGCCTGAATTAAGGCTCATTTTTCATCTACTAAATCCTCATTATTtgaaaaacaaccaccaccagtAAAAAAAATAAGACTAACCAGAATTGCGCTACCTAAGTCCATTTCAAATATAatcctttcctgtttttaaggAACTGAACTTAATGCCATTGTTATTTTTGGCCGAATTCCACACATACTCAGCAAAGCATGGGCAAGGATGTTGTTGTGTTCTTTTCTGCAGCACAAGTGCAAAGGGTAGTTACAAATTATACTTTAATATTTCTGgtgttttaaaacaagttttaaaactgGACATAttacaaaactttatttttaattttagctcAGCATGCAAAGTCCAGTCCTATGTATCTCACCAATATCCCAGTATGTATCTTTACCCAGCTTCCTAGGATAATATGCCCACCAAATTGCTAGATTAAAGGTGCCTTGCCTTGATCTCTATATACTGTACCTTCTCCTACATGaacctagaagaaaacaaaaacatgataAAATTGAAGCCTTGGATCATATTACAAGAAACACCATCAACACTCTGAGTGTGTCATTTATGAACAATGAAACTAATGttaaggggaaaaataagatTTAGACAATACCACAGGGATGCCATTGAAGTGTTAGTTAGTTAGTCACATGCtttcagaaaactaaaaatatggGTACTGTCAGTATGCCTAAGAAGGTATTTGCTTCTCAGAAATGGCAACAAGGACCAAATTGTACGTTAGTCTGGAAAACTCTGTGTGAGAACACTGTTTTGGCCTCTTGCTGTTATCTtgatatttaaagataaaaaaggaactctcccattccTTTTTTTAGCATTGTATTTCTGGCAATTTATTTTATCGTATCTTTATGCTTAAATCCCTAGCAGAGCCCACTGGTTATTTCAAACTCCTAACCTGCTCAGCTGAATAACTGATTCAGTCTAAATGAATTCTTCATGCTAGTTTTCATGTGTTCTGTTTTTCTAAGCAACATTTAGTACCTTATTGAAGGAGGCTACTGTAAAGCTGCTAAATTCTAGataattaaactgattttttttcttttttttttttttggataggttAGACTTCCTTGTTTGTATTCATAATATAAAAACAGCAAGCTAACACTTGATGCTGGATCTttcttggggcagggggtgagacAAACATCCAAAGTCCAAAtccacatacaaagaaaaaaatacaaagctacTTTAATACTGTGATAAAAATACAAGAAACTTTGACTTAGACTGTCCTCTTGCCTGCTAGCTCTAAACTACTTTGTTGAAAGCCTTAGGGTAAATCTCGGTGCACCACTCTCAACCCATCTCGTCCAGTGGGATTTGTGTACCATCCCCAAGAAAATTAAGCAAGAACAAAGCCAGTCATGTGGTAAGCTGGGAGCTTATGCTGAATCTGGGGGATCCATGGGACATAGCAGCCTTGATGTTGTATTATATACCATGTCCCTAAGGTATCCCCAATCTTTCTAGAATTATAGGAGGAGCAATTCACAATATTTTGAATAGACTAATAAAGCTGAAGgctacattttctctctctctctctctctctctaaatttcAGAGAGTTCATGAGGAGGTAATACATGTGTTTGTGTCCCACATAGTCCTCTTTTTACTTTTCCCAGAGTAAGAGCTTGGgaagaggcagggctggagaACTGGCTGAGACATGCAATGAGGATCTGGCTCATGGCCTGATGCTACATAAGTATTCTTTTCAACATTAGACTTTCAATCCCAGCTAATTAAAATCTGCCAACCAATGTTGGAGTTATAATTAAGGCCAGATTTAATTTTTGTAAGCCATTAGTTCATACtggaaatgcaactttttttttgttctgttattgTTTACATGGActaaatacatatgtatgtttTATCCAATGACTAGTGGTCCTAACAATCATTTCTTCTGCAGTCTGTTTAAATATAGCAAAGGGGTCTTTCTGCTTTGGTTACTTCCATTAGTTTTGTCTCTTGTCTCACCTGTTGCATGGGAAAGAGGATGGCAAGGATGAACTGCATGTAGTAGGTTTTGTGTATCAAGGAAGTGTTGGTCTGTATTACTGaatttacatacatatatgcaaagAGTTTGTCTGCATCGTTtgtgtttattattatttgttgtaTACACAGATGTAACACgttgaataaaaacatttatatgaaggcatactgaaaaaaacaaaaaaaatgtaacaagtaGACTGTGCAAAACATCATTGCACTGGCCACAGTATGGTGAAACTTCATGCAGATAGGTTGGCAAACTCAATTCTCCCCTTTTACCATGCCAAAGAAAATTTTAGCTCCTTAATACCTCTATTGCTGTTTTCCAGGATAGGACTTTACCATTTTGTTCCCTCTAAAATTAATTTTGCCGTTAAGTGAAAGCTGTTTTCAACTGTTTGTTACTACTAAAGTACTGTATAGCAAACCTGATGGAATCAGTTTGTATTTACAGATTGGGTGTTTTGTACTTACATGTCTAGCTGTCTGTGCCTCTACAGCAGTCCAGATCTTTTGCACGCttgctttgtattttgtttttcttctgggttTTATCTAATCTCAGAGAGACTGTTTGCACAGCAATCAACCCCATCTTACCATCTTATTATGTACAGATATGGTAACACTACACATAGTCATTATctctgcttttgcttcctttgctttttttagcCACACTCAAATCACTTATTTTTACTATACTGTCATTTTCATAAAGTTTAACTTGTGTAGAGTCACTTTGCTCCTCAACAAACCCCCCAACACCaccattaaatataaaataaaacaattcactTTGACTGTAGTATTTACccaaaaaatgctaaaaaatctgactttttatACATATATGGGGAAACTTTTTCTCTTGGTTTAAAAGCACTCTAAGTAATGAGGTATGAGAGCAGGCAGTTTGGTCCAGGCATTACAAGTGTGTCTTGCTGATCCGTCTGCTCATTGGTATAAAGCAGAAATTATTCAGCTCCAGTCAAATGAGAATGCAAGTAAAATTAGACATAGTAAGGAGgttatctttcttttaaatgcctCTTTGGATAAACTCATATTCTGtgcaatgcattttaaaatgtctaataACAGTATTTTTTCGTGATGACTAATGCAAATGgtatgacttatttttaaagatgtaatAAAATCTTTGTTCTATTACCTAGTCACAGAAATATTCAACTTAGCTTTCTTCATCCCAGTAATAAAGTGTGTTATATCATTCAGCTATGAAGTCAGATGACATTCTTTAAAGAAGCAAGGACAGGGCATCAGAAAGGGCAGACCAGGGACATTTAAATCTTCATCTACATGGCTCTTAAAAGATAGCACGGCCAAGGAAAAAAAGATCACAAGGATATTAATAATGTACAAAAGCAAATCAATCCGCAGCTGTTTTGCAGATGACATTCCAGAAGATGCAATACACAATGGGCATAATTCTACCAAATGCTGCAAGTGTATTGTAGAAGCATTCAGCCCACTTCTGGATTGTGTTCTTTCTATCACGAGAAGAAAGCAAGGCTATATTATCATTGTTTTTAAGATTTACCAATCTAGCCAGTACAAAATCCCCATTTATCCCATTTATTTTCACCACCTATAACTACCTTTTGCCACAGGCCTGAAAGCAATTTTTTACAGTCACTAGATATGAAGAACCATCCAGAATGTTTCACTCCCTTATACCTCTCCCTGCTTTTACAGTTTAGGCATCTTGAATTCCTGACACCAGGAATGAGCTGTAAAGTCACAATTTATTAATACAACTAGTATTTTCACATATGTGGAATAATAATCTTATTCCTTCAGGTCTCATATTTCTAGTGAGGAAATGAGCCACAAAACAGATCTGCTGGGAGTCACATCGTGAGTTTCCTCAGcatgaaaggggggaaaaaaaagttcaagcaACATTGtaagaaatagaataaaaattggaaaggaaaac from Struthio camelus isolate bStrCam1 chromosome 1, bStrCam1.hap1, whole genome shotgun sequence carries:
- the FGF14 gene encoding fibroblast growth factor 14 isoform X2; amino-acid sequence: MIKLVPLFRRTGLNLLLCNHKDLFFLRVYKLLDCFSPKSMWFLWNIFSKGSHMLQCLCGKSLKKNKNQTALFNLIPVGLRVVAIQGVKTGLYIALNGEGFLYTSELFTPECKFKESVFENYYVIYSSMLYRQQESGRAWFLGLNKEGQVMKGNRVKKTKPAAHFLPKPLEVAMYREPSLHDIGETVPKAGVTPSKSTSASAIMNGGKPVNKSKTT
- the FGF14 gene encoding fibroblast growth factor 14 isoform X4, with amino-acid sequence MHPDGTLDGTKDDSSNSTLFNLIPVGLRVVAIQGVKTGLYIALNGEGFLYTSELFTPECKFKESVFENYYVIYSSMLYRQQESGRAWFLGLNKEGQVMKGNRVKKTKPAAHFLPKPLEVAMYREPSLHDIGETVPKAGVTPSKSTSASAIMNGGKPVNKSKTT